From Salinirubellus salinus, the proteins below share one genomic window:
- a CDS encoding PKD domain-containing protein, whose product MIASLCVGFTAFSGTAVADAPDCSSVSYSGSGTVADPYQVGSLDQLQCINEQLDKNYVLTGDIDASETGSWNGGKGFVPIGEDPRYGGPAFTGSFDGQGHTISGLTIDRPLESRVGLFGYAEQATLEHVVLEGGRVEGGRFVGALAGTTGGSKGSEFDRDPANKVTVRKVATTTTVRGDEFVGGLIGYAAFTTVQESYTAGDVGERYLTSKYESTVGGFFGWHLDADASSSVDGFDVSTVEATYTTSDVSSTSDSTNPAGYVGMNNGTIERSYAAGATTKAGSNYRDGGFMGVKGLEPDPGRSAFVTESYWDTEATGADSSASGATGLTTAEMTGLDAKTNLPEFDYDTTWLVTDSYPRLRWSLESVSVDAGQSSIATTGQTTVSVTGTFVDGSTETGTGVSSYSSSDTTVATVDSDGTVSAVSPGTATITATWGGNDYTTTVTVEDQVDPVAVVGSDVTVDQFTDVRFDGSGSSDNIDIASFEWDFGDGETATGESVTHYYDTPGTFTATLTVRDAAGNVDSDTRDVVVQDIKPPAVASVTLTDVTDGDGVVTAGDTVQITATVADASTIATVEAYANAFDAGTVTLEDDGPNSVASDDRYSATFTVGAAPTEGDQLVSVGATDASGNGGSQAVPSTSLTVDTTAPSINGVTLTDITDGNGIVTDGDTVQITATVTDSNTISTVEADASTFDAGTVTLDDDGPNSAASDDQYSATLIVGAAPIEGDQLVRVGATDTASNGGKQAVASTSMTVDTTAPSISDVTLTDVTDENGIVTDGDTIQVTATVTDSNTISTIEADASAFDAGTVTLDDDGPDSTTADDQYSATVTVGSAPTEGDQSVSVDATDAASNGGSQAVASSPVTVDITAPVASSTTDPNPAEEGTAISFDASGSTDNNEIASYQWDFGDGTTATGQTATHTYADAGSYTARLTVTDAAGQTAAESITVSIESDGISIQERKRQQDERPPTADAGENVTVEPGSVVVLDGSNSTDDMDIARYRWDFTSDGTVEGNLPRKQTIYRQPGTYTATLTVEDEVGKTDSDTKTIIVRNDTTAHNQTLNESTTPQVEVSTKQNGTAGWTATVSNASADQSVDISVEASDGGTTDGDDGQSVMMSRLQLTLDRDSEFTLDVTASDTQPERDTGDDGPRDFEAETGARAVGYVTVSHTVPDENIDDVTLTVDVRKSQLEDLDTTPASVVVYREETDGWNRLPTTVVGESDTHYTLVATSPGLSVFTIASVAPAFAVTDAQVGTDTLEAGESAAVMATVENRGSAAGTFTVNLTANGSIVATTAVDIAPNSTRTVTLEPGFETAGTYALAVGEQSAGAVRVVARQSTATPEPTATAETATVTANTRADSTVEQSTDEPSTTTQTGAGFGPAVTLVAALLAIVCSLVYRRRNERQKFRNWW is encoded by the coding sequence GTGATTGCCTCGCTGTGTGTTGGTTTCACTGCCTTTTCGGGCACAGCAGTCGCAGACGCACCGGACTGTAGCAGTGTCAGCTACAGTGGGTCCGGCACAGTCGCCGATCCGTATCAGGTCGGCAGCCTGGACCAGCTCCAGTGTATCAATGAGCAGTTGGATAAGAACTACGTCTTGACCGGCGATATCGACGCGAGCGAGACGGGCAGTTGGAACGGCGGCAAGGGCTTCGTCCCGATCGGAGAGGACCCACGCTACGGGGGACCGGCGTTCACCGGCAGCTTCGACGGGCAGGGCCACACCATCTCGGGGCTGACTATCGACAGGCCGTTGGAGAGCAGAGTAGGTCTGTTCGGGTACGCCGAGCAGGCGACCCTCGAACACGTCGTCCTTGAGGGGGGACGGGTCGAAGGCGGGCGATTTGTCGGCGCCCTCGCCGGGACGACCGGCGGCTCGAAGGGCAGCGAATTCGACCGAGACCCGGCCAACAAGGTGACGGTCCGGAAGGTGGCGACGACGACGACGGTTCGGGGCGACGAGTTCGTCGGTGGCCTGATTGGGTACGCCGCGTTCACTACCGTGCAAGAGTCCTATACGGCAGGTGACGTCGGGGAGCGGTACCTAACCTCCAAGTACGAGTCGACCGTCGGCGGATTCTTCGGGTGGCATCTCGATGCGGACGCCTCCTCGAGTGTGGACGGCTTCGACGTGAGTACCGTCGAGGCGACGTACACCACGAGTGATGTCTCTTCCACCTCGGACTCGACGAATCCCGCCGGATACGTCGGGATGAACAACGGAACCATCGAGCGCTCCTACGCTGCCGGTGCGACCACGAAAGCCGGTTCCAACTACCGGGACGGTGGATTCATGGGTGTCAAGGGACTCGAGCCGGACCCGGGCCGCTCTGCGTTCGTGACCGAATCGTACTGGGACACGGAGGCGACCGGTGCGGATTCGTCCGCCAGCGGTGCGACGGGACTCACGACTGCGGAGATGACCGGTCTCGATGCCAAGACGAACCTCCCCGAGTTCGACTACGATACGACCTGGCTGGTCACCGATAGCTATCCGCGACTGCGCTGGTCGCTCGAATCCGTGTCGGTGGACGCGGGCCAGTCATCCATTGCCACGACCGGTCAGACGACGGTCTCGGTCACTGGCACGTTCGTCGACGGGTCGACCGAGACCGGGACGGGCGTGTCGAGTTACAGCAGTAGCGACACGACCGTGGCGACCGTCGATTCAGACGGTACCGTCTCTGCGGTCAGTCCGGGGACGGCGACGATTACTGCGACCTGGGGCGGCAACGACTACACGACGACGGTCACGGTCGAAGATCAAGTCGACCCTGTCGCAGTCGTCGGGTCGGACGTGACTGTCGATCAGTTCACAGACGTCCGATTTGACGGATCGGGATCGAGTGACAATATCGACATTGCCTCGTTCGAGTGGGACTTCGGCGATGGCGAGACTGCCACCGGCGAGTCGGTAACGCACTACTACGACACCCCCGGCACGTTCACGGCGACACTCACTGTCAGAGACGCTGCAGGCAACGTAGACAGCGATACGCGGGACGTCGTCGTCCAAGACATCAAGCCACCGGCTGTCGCCAGCGTCACACTCACAGACGTGACTGACGGCGATGGTGTCGTCACGGCCGGCGACACCGTCCAGATCACAGCAACGGTCGCGGACGCCAGCACGATTGCGACGGTCGAGGCCTACGCGAACGCGTTCGATGCGGGGACAGTCACCCTCGAAGACGACGGGCCGAACTCCGTGGCCTCGGATGACCGGTACAGCGCGACTTTCACCGTTGGTGCGGCACCGACCGAGGGAGACCAGTTAGTCAGTGTGGGTGCGACCGACGCCTCCGGTAATGGCGGGAGCCAGGCTGTCCCGTCGACTTCTCTGACCGTCGATACCACCGCACCGAGCATCAACGGCGTCACACTCACGGACATCACCGACGGGAACGGTATCGTCACCGACGGGGATACCGTCCAGATAACCGCCACTGTCACCGACAGCAACACGATTTCGACGGTCGAGGCCGACGCGAGCACGTTCGATGCGGGCACGGTCACGCTCGACGACGATGGGCCGAACTCCGCGGCCTCGGACGACCAGTACAGCGCCACGCTGATTGTCGGTGCGGCACCGATCGAGGGAGACCAGTTAGTCCGTGTGGGTGCGACCGACACCGCCAGTAACGGCGGGAAACAGGCTGTCGCGTCGACTTCCATGACTGTCGACACCACCGCACCGAGCATCAGCGATGTCACGCTCACGGACGTCACCGATGAGAACGGCATCGTCACCGACGGGGACACCATCCAGGTCACGGCCACCGTCACCGACAGCAACACGATTTCGACAATCGAGGCCGATGCGAGCGCGTTTGACGCTGGGACAGTCACGCTCGACGACGACGGCCCGGACTCGACGACGGCAGACGATCAGTACAGCGCGACTGTCACCGTTGGGTCGGCACCGACCGAGGGTGACCAGTCAGTCAGTGTGGATGCGACCGACGCCGCCAGTAACGGCGGGAGCCAAGCTGTCGCGTCGAGTCCTGTAACTGTTGATATCACCGCGCCCGTCGCCTCGTCGACCACCGATCCGAACCCCGCGGAGGAGGGTACTGCAATATCTTTCGACGCCAGTGGATCGACCGACAACAATGAGATCGCGTCCTACCAGTGGGACTTTGGCGACGGCACCACGGCAACCGGCCAAACCGCGACACACACCTACGCCGATGCCGGAAGCTACACCGCTAGACTAACCGTCACTGACGCCGCGGGCCAGACTGCTGCGGAATCAATCACCGTGAGTATCGAATCGGACGGAATCTCCATTCAGGAACGCAAGCGCCAGCAAGACGAACGGCCGCCCACCGCCGACGCTGGTGAGAACGTCACCGTCGAGCCGGGTTCGGTGGTCGTCCTCGACGGGTCGAATTCCACCGACGACATGGACATCGCCCGCTATCGCTGGGACTTCACCAGTGACGGCACCGTCGAGGGGAACCTCCCGCGGAAACAGACCATCTACCGCCAGCCGGGGACCTACACCGCGACACTGACTGTCGAGGACGAAGTCGGCAAGACCGACAGCGACACCAAGACGATCATCGTCCGAAACGACACGACGGCCCACAACCAGACTCTCAACGAGTCGACGACGCCGCAGGTGGAGGTCTCCACCAAGCAGAACGGCACGGCAGGGTGGACCGCGACCGTCTCGAACGCGAGTGCCGACCAGTCCGTCGACATCAGCGTCGAGGCGTCCGATGGTGGGACTACCGATGGCGACGACGGCCAGTCTGTTATGATGTCGCGGCTCCAACTGACTCTCGATCGAGACAGTGAGTTCACCCTCGACGTGACGGCGAGCGATACCCAGCCCGAGCGCGACACGGGCGACGATGGGCCCCGTGATTTTGAAGCCGAAACGGGCGCGCGAGCGGTCGGCTATGTCACCGTCTCTCACACCGTTCCCGACGAGAACATCGACGACGTGACCCTCACCGTCGACGTGCGCAAGTCCCAGCTTGAGGACCTGGACACCACGCCAGCGTCGGTGGTCGTGTACCGCGAGGAGACCGACGGCTGGAACCGCCTGCCGACCACTGTCGTCGGCGAGAGTGACACCCACTACACGCTCGTGGCCACCTCGCCGGGACTCTCGGTGTTCACCATCGCGTCAGTTGCGCCCGCGTTCGCAGTGACGGACGCGCAAGTCGGCACAGACACGCTTGAGGCTGGCGAGTCTGCTGCCGTGATGGCGACGGTCGAGAACCGGGGCAGTGCAGCGGGGACGTTCACTGTGAACCTGACTGCTAACGGGTCCATCGTGGCGACAACGGCGGTCGACATCGCCCCCAACTCGACCCGTACCGTGACCCTCGAACCGGGCTTCGAGACAGCAGGAACGTACGCATTGGCGGTCGGCGAGCAGTCGGCCGGGGCGGTCCGGGTAGTGGCACGTCAGTCGACGGCGACACCCGAACCGACAGCTACGGCAGAGACTGCGACAGTGACCGCGAACACGAGAGCGGATTCCACGGTTGAGCAGTCGACCGATGAGCCATCGACGACCACTCAGACCGGCGCGGGCTTCGGTCCCGCCGTGACGCTAGTGGCGGCACTTCTCGCCATCGTGTGCAGCTTGGTCTACCGCAGACGGAACGAACGACAGAAGTTCCGTAACTGGTGGTAG
- a CDS encoding helix-turn-helix transcriptional regulator, which translates to MDYYESDPHLLLDRAPMLEATRGDSLDRSQLQDELDISRATAYRRTSTLTEHGMLEKTPAGYQTTGSGRAVLEAVEQFKRSLAAIDKLEPLLAQLSAPELTRNVHLFADADLHVARPQNPNEPIEPWLEHFDEFDYARSLVVAGCPPKVTELGIKHAQNGVDFEAICTPLALQADQNASEEAFETIANADAPALYTHPALPFTMGIIDDVVIIGGFDDETSLPVASLTTENPEARRWAEDLYRRCKRDAEELDFVEIDSSIQSSTHD; encoded by the coding sequence ATGGACTACTACGAGAGCGACCCACACCTGTTGCTTGATCGGGCACCGATGTTAGAAGCGACTCGCGGCGACTCACTCGACCGGTCGCAGTTGCAGGACGAACTCGATATCTCACGCGCGACCGCCTACCGACGAACGTCTACCCTCACAGAGCATGGGATGCTCGAAAAAACGCCGGCTGGCTACCAGACAACCGGATCCGGCCGTGCCGTACTCGAGGCCGTCGAGCAGTTCAAGCGCTCGCTGGCGGCTATCGACAAGCTGGAACCGCTGCTCGCACAACTGTCGGCACCTGAACTCACGCGGAACGTCCACCTGTTTGCGGACGCCGACCTCCACGTCGCCAGGCCCCAGAACCCGAACGAACCCATCGAACCGTGGCTCGAACACTTCGACGAGTTCGATTACGCTCGAAGCTTGGTCGTCGCCGGCTGTCCCCCGAAAGTGACCGAGCTGGGTATCAAGCACGCACAGAACGGCGTCGATTTCGAGGCCATCTGTACGCCGCTTGCCCTCCAGGCAGACCAGAACGCCTCCGAAGAGGCCTTCGAGACGATCGCCAACGCCGACGCACCAGCGCTGTACACCCATCCCGCACTCCCCTTCACTATGGGAATCATTGACGACGTGGTCATCATCGGTGGCTTCGACGATGAGACATCGCTACCCGTCGCCTCCCTCACCACCGAGAATCCAGAGGCTCGAAGGTGGGCCGAGGACCTCTATCGCCGGTGCAAGCGTGATGCAGAAGAACTCGATTTCGTCGAGATAGACAGTAGTATCCAGTCATCGACCCACGACTGA
- a CDS encoding type II toxin-antitoxin system VapC family toxin, with product MSFLDSSIIIDYLDGVEDVIQFVDEQPTLVTSSICLYEVLAGEVFSAGEADLIGARENFGRVTGIDFSEEVAFEAARMQNCLLESGTPMSPRDVMIAATARSEGKELVVSDADFDTEGLRELLSVRRLGPY from the coding sequence GTGTCCTTTCTCGATTCGTCCATTATCATCGACTACCTCGATGGTGTCGAAGACGTAATCCAGTTCGTCGATGAACAACCGACTTTGGTCACCTCCAGCATCTGTCTCTATGAAGTTCTCGCTGGTGAGGTGTTTTCAGCGGGTGAGGCAGACCTGATTGGGGCGCGTGAGAACTTCGGGCGGGTCACTGGTATTGACTTCTCCGAAGAGGTCGCGTTCGAAGCCGCCCGGATGCAGAACTGCCTTCTCGAATCTGGCACCCCGATGTCGCCACGTGACGTCATGATCGCAGCTACGGCTCGATCTGAAGGGAAAGAACTGGTCGTCTCCGACGCTGACTTCGATACAGAAGGCCTCCGTGAACTCCTCTCTGTCCGACGACTTGGGCCGTATTAG
- a CDS encoding antitoxin VapB family protein: protein MSTSIRVSDETKEKLARLKREDESWDEFLDRLANEGSEMEAGAWKGTDKAEKAREAIKRSRESFQ from the coding sequence ATGAGCACATCAATCCGTGTCTCTGACGAGACGAAAGAGAAGCTGGCGCGGCTGAAGCGTGAGGATGAGAGTTGGGACGAGTTTCTCGACCGATTGGCGAATGAGGGTTCGGAAATGGAGGCTGGTGCGTGGAAAGGGACTGACAAAGCCGAGAAGGCACGTGAGGCAATCAAACGTTCCCGAGAGAGCTTCCAGTAG
- a CDS encoding TetR/AcrR family transcriptional regulator yields the protein MSEAPWMEADRTVGQRELLEATFRVLRTHGHSGLSIGRIAAESGRSKATLYSHYDDRDELVRDALVVATGRLTRRLEALETDDPAAALDATVELLLGPASTVEPSIVAAREVVVELRAEAAVDDGLREVLTAFDDRLYDYLRECLRVGIEHGVFEPGDPAILAEHVAATLNGALVASVSTDREVASRVRAGLHAQLEPTRQGS from the coding sequence ATGAGTGAGGCGCCGTGGATGGAAGCCGACCGGACGGTTGGTCAACGCGAATTGCTGGAGGCGACGTTTCGCGTGCTGCGCACGCACGGCCACTCGGGGCTGAGCATCGGGCGCATCGCTGCCGAGTCCGGCCGGTCGAAAGCGACCCTCTACAGCCACTACGACGACCGCGACGAACTCGTCCGTGACGCGCTGGTGGTCGCGACCGGGCGACTCACTCGCCGTCTCGAAGCCCTCGAGACGGACGACCCGGCTGCTGCGTTAGACGCGACCGTCGAGCTGTTGCTCGGGCCGGCCTCGACCGTCGAACCGTCGATTGTGGCCGCCCGCGAGGTGGTGGTCGAACTCCGGGCCGAAGCCGCCGTCGATGACGGCCTCCGCGAGGTACTCACGGCGTTCGACGACCGGCTATACGACTACCTGAGGGAGTGTTTGCGAGTCGGCATCGAACACGGCGTGTTCGAGCCCGGGGACCCAGCGATTCTCGCTGAGCACGTCGCCGCGACACTCAACGGCGCGCTTGTGGCCAGCGTGAGCACCGACCGTGAGGTCGCCTCCCGAGTCCGAGCAGGACTTCACGCGCAGCTCGAACCCACCCGGCAGGGCTCCTGA
- a CDS encoding DUF6677 family protein codes for MSVSSRSGRPWLAAVLGAVLPGSGHLYLRRWKRAVLWIALAYVTNVFFIPPAAAEAFIAGELPRLRTLLPVAAVTALSALDAYVLAVADRAKSTVEPAEEAGGLECPRCGKQTDVELGFCQWCSLDFERLTVEEVTDE; via the coding sequence GTGAGCGTTTCCAGCCGGTCTGGCCGTCCGTGGCTCGCCGCGGTGCTCGGTGCGGTGCTTCCCGGGAGTGGCCACCTTTATCTTCGGCGGTGGAAGCGCGCGGTACTCTGGATCGCCCTCGCGTACGTGACGAACGTGTTCTTCATCCCGCCTGCGGCGGCCGAAGCTTTCATCGCAGGTGAACTCCCCCGCCTCCGGACTCTCCTCCCCGTCGCTGCCGTGACTGCCCTCTCGGCGCTCGATGCATACGTCCTCGCAGTTGCCGACCGAGCGAAGTCGACGGTCGAGCCGGCCGAGGAAGCGGGTGGCCTCGAGTGCCCTCGGTGCGGCAAGCAGACGGACGTGGAGCTGGGGTTCTGCCAGTGGTGTTCGCTGGATTTCGAGCGGCTGACGGTCGAAGAGGTCACGGATGAGTGA
- a CDS encoding COG1361 S-layer family protein: MNRKQTLAIFFAAVLFVPAAGTATIGLAQAQTTSGAATPGPIGEPDVTVFAPDNELTPGQPTALTLQVQNNAQIIRGGANPSTVQQVTTARGVEVNLTSDNDQIDITTATQPIGTLPDGAIRPLTFEVVADENIEPGTYDLEAEVDYEYTRTVTDEGLYSPRSESKTIDVTVRVTDDARFEIVEVTDSVAVGETGDVALTVRNIGGEPASEASVTVQSGSADIVFGQSPSATRYLGEVEPDDERTISVEATATSGASASAYPLTATVNFENTDGVTSQSVPLQFGIQLGAEQSVSIEDGTSSLAVGDRGTVTATLTNEGPRTLRDATVALQPNGQTVVPVEPEQAIGTLEPGESTTFEYPVRISPEASEGPRQLAFVTAYRDGEGETRQTTPSYLTLDVAERQSFDIAEVTDDLAVGGQGTVNFTVTNEGPFTVEDATVALQPNGETVVPVEPDQPLGTLAPGESTTVQYPVRATAAAEPGPRQLSFVFDYQYDGTAGRSEPEFARVELADEQSFSLSNVNSTLRVGAEGEVEFTLTNDGPNAVSDAVVALQPAGPNVQPQETEYAVGDLAAGEEATVTFPVDVTSSAAAIAKQLSVTVEYRNADDDARQSGPVSTQVEVAPEQRVFALEGVSTQLEAGSEGTVELQLTNNRDEEVRNINAQLFVDSPLSASTDEAYVPSLASGDSTTIAFDLSVAGDAPARNQPVELDFQYDESDGDTKLTDTYQLPIDVTASSDGGGLGLGTIAIGLLAIAGVGLGIFYVRR, translated from the coding sequence ATGAATCGGAAACAGACGCTCGCTATCTTTTTCGCGGCAGTTTTGTTCGTCCCTGCGGCGGGGACGGCCACCATCGGACTCGCACAGGCCCAGACCACGAGCGGGGCGGCGACCCCGGGCCCGATCGGTGAACCCGATGTCACGGTGTTCGCCCCGGACAACGAACTCACGCCCGGACAGCCGACCGCGCTCACCCTGCAGGTCCAAAACAACGCACAAATCATCCGTGGCGGGGCCAACCCATCGACGGTGCAGCAGGTGACGACTGCCCGTGGCGTCGAGGTGAACCTGACGAGCGACAACGACCAGATCGATATCACCACCGCCACCCAGCCGATCGGGACGCTCCCTGACGGTGCCATCAGACCGCTCACGTTCGAAGTGGTCGCCGACGAGAACATCGAACCGGGCACCTACGACCTCGAGGCCGAGGTCGACTACGAGTACACCCGAACCGTCACCGACGAGGGGCTCTACTCGCCTCGAAGCGAGAGTAAAACCATCGACGTGACCGTCCGTGTGACCGATGACGCCCGATTCGAGATCGTCGAGGTCACCGACAGTGTCGCGGTCGGCGAAACTGGCGACGTGGCACTGACGGTCCGGAACATCGGTGGCGAGCCCGCCAGCGAGGCGAGCGTTACCGTCCAGAGCGGGTCCGCAGACATCGTCTTCGGACAGTCGCCTTCCGCGACACGATACCTCGGTGAGGTCGAGCCGGACGACGAACGAACCATCAGCGTCGAGGCGACCGCCACGAGCGGCGCTTCAGCCAGCGCCTACCCACTCACCGCGACGGTGAACTTCGAGAACACTGATGGCGTCACCAGCCAGTCCGTCCCACTACAGTTCGGGATTCAACTTGGCGCCGAGCAGTCCGTCTCCATCGAGGACGGCACCTCATCACTCGCGGTCGGCGACCGCGGGACGGTCACGGCGACGCTCACCAACGAGGGGCCGCGCACGCTTCGCGATGCCACGGTCGCGCTCCAGCCGAACGGCCAGACGGTCGTCCCGGTCGAGCCGGAGCAGGCCATCGGCACCCTCGAACCCGGTGAGTCAACCACCTTCGAGTACCCAGTCCGCATCTCGCCCGAGGCGAGCGAGGGGCCACGCCAGCTCGCGTTCGTCACCGCCTATCGTGACGGCGAGGGAGAAACCCGACAGACCACACCCAGCTATCTGACGCTCGATGTCGCCGAGCGCCAGAGCTTCGATATCGCCGAGGTGACCGACGATCTCGCAGTCGGCGGACAGGGGACAGTCAACTTCACCGTCACCAACGAGGGCCCGTTCACCGTCGAGGACGCGACGGTCGCGCTCCAGCCGAACGGCGAGACGGTCGTCCCGGTCGAGCCTGACCAGCCCCTCGGCACGCTCGCACCTGGCGAGTCCACGACCGTCCAGTACCCCGTCCGCGCGACGGCTGCGGCCGAGCCTGGCCCGCGGCAGCTCTCGTTCGTCTTCGACTACCAGTACGACGGCACGGCCGGCCGCAGCGAGCCAGAGTTCGCTCGTGTCGAACTCGCCGACGAGCAGTCGTTCTCGCTCTCGAACGTGAACAGCACGCTTCGCGTCGGCGCGGAGGGCGAGGTCGAGTTCACCCTCACGAACGACGGCCCGAACGCCGTCTCGGACGCCGTCGTCGCGCTCCAGCCTGCGGGCCCGAACGTCCAGCCGCAGGAGACCGAGTACGCAGTCGGCGACCTCGCGGCCGGTGAGGAGGCCACCGTCACCTTCCCGGTCGACGTCACCTCGTCGGCCGCCGCGATCGCCAAGCAGCTCTCGGTCACCGTCGAGTACCGCAACGCCGACGACGACGCTCGACAGAGCGGCCCCGTCAGCACTCAAGTCGAAGTCGCCCCCGAACAGCGCGTCTTCGCCCTCGAGGGCGTCTCCACACAACTCGAAGCCGGCAGTGAGGGGACCGTCGAGCTTCAGCTCACTAACAACCGCGATGAGGAAGTGCGGAACATCAACGCACAACTGTTCGTCGACAGCCCACTCTCGGCGAGCACCGATGAGGCGTACGTCCCCTCGTTGGCATCCGGCGACAGCACGACCATCGCGTTCGACCTGAGCGTGGCCGGCGATGCACCCGCTCGGAACCAACCGGTCGAACTCGACTTCCAGTACGACGAGTCGGACGGCGACACGAAGCTGACAGACACCTACCAGCTCCCCATCGACGTGACCGCCTCCTCAGATGGCGGCGGCCTCGGCCTCGGAACAATCGCCATCGGCCTGCTCGCTATCGCGGGCGTCGGCCTCGGTATCTTCTACGTGAGGCGATAG